A segment of the Leptolyngbya sp. NIES-3755 genome:
AAAAGTTCAGTTACACTCAGTCCTGTGTTGAGCAAATCTGCTTTCTGAGTATCACTCAAACACAGAATCGGTTCTTGTGTAGTCAGATCTAGGACTCCATGACCCGAAAAATAGATTAAAACCGTATCCGCAGGTTGAGCCGATTGGACAATAGAGAGCAAACTATCGCGCACTTGACTCAACGTTGCAGGCACTCCAAAATCATGGCGAATCTGCATCGATCGTTGCGGCAAGGCTTGAGTCGCATCAATCAGAGCTTCAGATAAACCCTGACAATCGATCGCGGAATATTGCAGCGAAGGCAGTTCCGGATCTTTGTATCGATTCACACCAATTAGTAAGATCCAGAGTTTAGATTGTCCCGTCTCCAAGACGGTGGAACGGTTCACAGCGCGGAGCATATAAGTCATTCAACGAGATAGCACAGCAGACACAGCACCTGATCGTTTTCGATCGATGGCGTAAGTATAATCGAACAATTGTCCCACCTGGTAATGCTCGATCGATTGTCGATCGTTAAGATTCGCCAGTAACCCGTCAGGATCTTTCTACTACACTGAGCAAGTACCGTAAGGGAGCGTGTCACCTTCTGAGGAGAAAAATGAGAATAAAGGAAACCGATTCCTGAAGAGGTTCCCGCGATGACTCCTGAAGACCAACAAGCGCTGAATGCCCATGTTCAAGCGATTGCAAAAATCTTGTACAACGATGCTGACAAAAGCCAGATAACGAATTTGGCAGAAATCGAAGCGATGGTGCGAACTCAAGTGCAACAGCACGTCACACCAGGATTAGGGAGTTTTTTATCACAGCAGTTACCGCCACAACTGAAGGCTACCCGCGACGGTTGAAAAGTATCTTAGGAGAACTGCAATTGACGAGTGAACAAGCGACACGATTAGGGGTATCTGCGAGAAGCCAAATGAGTCCTTACTTGGAAGCGTGCTGTTTGAGAGCGAGTGCAACGGTTTCCTATGCCCGCGCAGAACGAGACATCGCGGTGTATACAGGAATGCGCGTCAGCGCCAAAACGCAACAACGATTAGTCCAGCGACAACCGTGGGAAGAACTTGAACCCGAAGCGCCAGAGCCGATTCTGGAAATCAGTATTGATGGCGGCAATGTGAAGTTAACCAGTGGCACTCAAGACGAACCGGACTGGCGACAGTACAAAGCCGTTCGCATCAATGGCAAGGGAGAAAGTCGAGCTTGGTTTCAGGACAATGAGGCATTGGTCGCAACAGTGAGCGCGCGTCCGATGGCAGAGGTCGTTGTCTGTCTGGGCGATGGACACGACGGCATCTGGAACTTGCATCAGCAGATCGTCGCGTTGAGCGAGCAACGGATTGAGATTCTCGAT
Coding sequences within it:
- a CDS encoding unknown protein (similar to AA sequence:cyanobase_aa:asl7669), whose translation is MTPEDQQALNAHVQAIAKILYNDADKSQITNLAEIEAMVRTQVQQHVTPGLGSFLSQQLPPQLKATRDG
- a CDS encoding hypothetical protein (similar to AA sequence:cyanobase_aa:gll3521), with translation MSPYLEACCLRASATVSYARAERDIAVYTGMRVSAKTQQRLVQRQPWEELEPEAPEPILEISIDGGNVKLTSGTQDEPDWRQYKAVRINGKGESRAWFQDNEALVATVSARPMAEVVVCLGDGHDGIWNLHQQIVALSEQRIEILDWYHLKENLFKLSSDEIDREQIEAQLWKGDVSAALAQLAACPSDEAERFCNYLLKHQHRIVNYDYYAAEELCSIGSGAVESLVKQIDQRLQIVGGRWKAEHIPKVLAQRCAYLNEQLNLK